In one window of Kitasatospora sp. MMS16-BH015 DNA:
- a CDS encoding ABC transporter substrate-binding protein, with translation MSKRAAAALVAGAMITVLTACGSGGGGGSADKGSGHKLVMGFSQVGAESGWRTANTKSVQESAKKAGIELKFSDAQQKQENQIKAIRSFIQQKVDVIAFSPVVESGWDTVLKEAKDAHIPVILTDRAVDSKDESLYASFLGSDFVEEGKKAGDWLVKQYPAGGGEVNIVQLEGTTGSAPANDRKSGFADAIKGDPRFKIVASQTGDFTRAKGKEVMQAFLKSQPKIDVLFAQNDDMALGAIQAIEEAGKKPGTDIKIVSVDGVKDAFTAMSQGKINYDVECNPLLGDQLMDLAKKVKAGEQVERRIKTTEGTFTPEQATAALPNRQY, from the coding sequence ATGTCCAAGAGAGCTGCGGCGGCCCTGGTCGCCGGCGCGATGATCACCGTGCTGACCGCGTGTGGTTCCGGTGGTGGCGGAGGCTCGGCCGACAAGGGCTCCGGCCACAAGCTCGTCATGGGCTTCTCGCAGGTCGGCGCGGAGAGCGGCTGGCGCACCGCCAACACCAAGTCGGTCCAGGAGTCGGCGAAGAAGGCCGGCATCGAGCTCAAGTTCTCCGACGCGCAGCAGAAGCAGGAGAACCAGATCAAGGCCATCCGCTCCTTCATCCAGCAGAAGGTCGACGTGATCGCCTTCTCGCCGGTGGTGGAGTCGGGTTGGGACACCGTCCTGAAGGAGGCCAAGGACGCGCACATCCCGGTCATCCTGACCGACCGCGCGGTCGACTCCAAGGACGAGTCGCTCTACGCCTCCTTCCTCGGCTCCGACTTCGTCGAGGAGGGCAAGAAGGCCGGCGACTGGCTGGTCAAGCAGTACCCGGCGGGCGGCGGCGAGGTGAACATCGTCCAGCTGGAGGGCACCACCGGTTCGGCGCCGGCCAACGACCGCAAGTCCGGCTTCGCGGACGCCATCAAGGGCGACCCGCGGTTCAAGATCGTCGCCTCGCAGACCGGTGACTTCACCCGGGCCAAGGGCAAGGAGGTCATGCAGGCCTTCCTGAAGTCCCAGCCGAAGATCGACGTGCTGTTCGCGCAGAACGACGACATGGCGCTGGGTGCGATCCAGGCGATCGAGGAGGCCGGCAAGAAGCCCGGTACCGACATCAAGATCGTCTCGGTGGACGGCGTGAAGGACGCGTTCACCGCGATGAGCCAGGGCAAGATCAACTACGACGTGGAGTGCAACCCGCTCCTCGGCGACCAGCTGATGGACCTGGCCAAGAAGGTCAAGGCGGGTGAGCAGGTGGAGCGGCGGATCAAGACCACCGAGGGCACCTTCACGCCCGAGCAGGCCACCGCGGCCCTGCCGAACCGCCAGTACTGA
- a CDS encoding sugar ABC transporter ATP-binding protein, with protein MRQQPVLEVRGIRKEFPGVVALDGVDFRLFPGEVHALMGENGAGKSTLIKVLTGVHPADGGDVVLAGRPVRIAGPLQAQQVGISTVYQEVNLCPNLSVAENIFIGREPRRFGLIDWAAMRRRAAELVDELDLDIDVTAPLNSHSIAVQQLVAIVRAVDVNAKVLILDEPTSSLDRDEVRQLFTVMRRLRDQGVAILFVSHFLDQIYEICDRMTVLRNGRLEGEYRIDELNQVELVSRMIGAELAGLDQLGGGGRRERAAAATGPAFLEAAGLARRGAVEPYDLVIRPGEVIGLAGLLGSGRTEAARLLFGADQSDGGSLRIEGAGAVLRSPRDAIRRGIAFCSENRKTEGLVGELTVRENIVLALQAARGWARPLSRTVQDEYALRWVRALDIRPANPEALVRNLSGGNQQKVLLARWLITDPKLLILDEPTRGIDIGAKAEIQKLVAGLAEDGMAVLFISAELEEVLRLSHRIGVLRDHRMVAQLDNDGGLTPERVMATIASGADQ; from the coding sequence GTGCGGCAGCAACCGGTCCTGGAAGTGCGGGGGATCCGCAAGGAGTTCCCCGGGGTGGTGGCGCTGGACGGGGTCGACTTCCGGCTCTTCCCCGGCGAGGTGCACGCCCTGATGGGGGAGAACGGCGCCGGCAAGTCGACGCTGATCAAGGTGCTGACCGGGGTGCATCCGGCGGACGGCGGCGACGTGGTGCTGGCCGGGCGGCCGGTGCGGATCGCCGGGCCGCTCCAGGCCCAGCAGGTCGGCATCAGCACGGTCTACCAGGAGGTCAACCTCTGCCCGAACCTTTCGGTGGCGGAGAACATCTTCATCGGGCGGGAGCCCCGCCGGTTCGGCCTGATCGACTGGGCCGCGATGCGTCGGCGGGCCGCCGAACTGGTCGACGAGCTGGACCTGGACATCGACGTCACCGCGCCGCTGAACAGCCACTCGATCGCCGTCCAGCAGCTGGTGGCCATCGTCCGCGCGGTGGACGTCAACGCCAAGGTGCTGATCCTGGACGAGCCGACCTCCAGCCTCGACCGCGACGAGGTGCGCCAACTCTTCACCGTCATGCGGCGGTTGCGCGACCAGGGCGTGGCGATCCTGTTCGTCTCGCACTTCCTCGACCAGATCTACGAGATCTGCGACCGGATGACGGTGCTGCGCAACGGCCGGCTGGAGGGCGAGTACCGGATCGACGAGCTGAACCAGGTCGAACTGGTCTCCCGGATGATCGGCGCCGAACTCGCCGGACTCGACCAACTCGGCGGCGGTGGCCGGCGCGAGCGTGCCGCGGCCGCCACCGGACCGGCCTTCCTGGAGGCCGCCGGGCTGGCCCGCCGGGGCGCCGTCGAGCCGTACGACCTGGTGATCCGGCCCGGCGAGGTGATCGGGCTGGCCGGGCTGCTGGGCTCGGGGCGGACCGAGGCCGCCCGGCTGCTGTTCGGCGCCGACCAGAGCGACGGCGGAAGCCTGCGGATCGAGGGCGCCGGCGCCGTGCTGCGCAGCCCGCGGGACGCGATCCGCCGGGGCATCGCGTTCTGCTCGGAGAACCGCAAGACCGAGGGCCTGGTCGGCGAACTGACCGTCCGGGAGAACATCGTGCTGGCGCTGCAGGCCGCCCGGGGCTGGGCCCGCCCGCTCTCGCGCACCGTCCAGGACGAGTACGCGCTGCGCTGGGTCCGCGCGCTGGACATCCGTCCGGCCAACCCCGAGGCGCTGGTGCGCAACCTCAGCGGCGGCAACCAGCAGAAGGTGCTGCTCGCCCGCTGGCTGATCACCGACCCGAAGCTGCTGATCCTGGACGAGCCGACCCGCGGCATCGACATCGGGGCCAAGGCCGAGATCCAGAAGCTGGTGGCCGGTCTCGCCGAGGACGGCATGGCGGTGCTCTTCATCTCCGCCGAGCTGGAGGAGGTGCTGCGGCTCAGCCACCGGATCGGCGTGCTGCGCGACCACCGGATGGTCGCCCAGCTGGACAACGACGGCGGGCTCACCCCGGAGCGCGTCATGGCCACCATCGCGAGCGGAGCGGACCAATGA
- a CDS encoding ABC transporter permease — protein sequence MSTATASPVKAVTRYRLFWPAVVLAVLLLANLAFTPDFFAVHLQGGHLYGSLIDILHFGAPLILVSLGMTLVIATGGIDLSVGSTVAIAGALACLHISQSASPGSLGTVLTAVGIALGTALVLGFVNGVLVARIGVQPIIATLILMVAGRGVAQLITDGQIITVTSDPYKLIGGGYWLTMPFAILLSAVVVLATVLLTRSTALGLLLESVGGNPVASRLVGIRAARLVALVYVFSALCAALAGLMVSSNVSAADGNNAGLWIELDAILAVVLGGTSLNGGRFSIGGTVLGALIIQTLSTTVYTIGIPPETTLVFKAFVVIVVCLIQSPAFRAKLAGRGARARRTARPHAAAPKNREVGA from the coding sequence ATGAGCACGGCCACGGCGAGCCCGGTGAAGGCGGTGACCAGGTACCGGCTGTTCTGGCCGGCCGTGGTGCTGGCCGTCCTGCTGCTCGCCAACCTCGCCTTCACCCCGGACTTCTTCGCCGTCCACCTCCAGGGCGGCCACCTGTACGGGTCGCTGATCGACATCCTGCACTTCGGCGCCCCGCTGATCCTGGTCTCGCTCGGGATGACCCTGGTGATCGCCACCGGCGGCATCGACCTGTCGGTCGGCTCGACCGTCGCGATCGCCGGCGCGCTGGCCTGTCTGCACATCAGTCAGTCCGCGAGCCCGGGCAGCCTGGGCACCGTGCTGACCGCCGTCGGCATCGCGCTGGGCACCGCGCTGGTGCTCGGCTTCGTCAACGGGGTGCTGGTGGCCAGGATCGGTGTCCAGCCGATCATCGCCACGCTGATCCTGATGGTCGCCGGGCGTGGGGTGGCGCAGCTGATCACCGACGGCCAGATCATCACCGTCACCAGCGATCCGTACAAGCTGATCGGCGGCGGCTACTGGCTGACCATGCCCTTCGCGATCCTGCTCAGCGCGGTGGTGGTGCTGGCCACCGTGCTGCTGACCCGCTCGACCGCGCTCGGCCTGCTGCTCGAATCCGTCGGCGGCAACCCGGTGGCCAGCCGGCTGGTCGGCATCCGGGCGGCGCGCCTGGTGGCGCTGGTCTACGTGTTCAGTGCGCTGTGCGCGGCGCTGGCCGGCCTGATGGTCTCCTCCAACGTGTCGGCCGCCGACGGCAACAACGCCGGCCTGTGGATCGAGTTGGACGCCATCCTCGCGGTGGTGCTGGGCGGGACCTCGCTGAACGGCGGCCGGTTCTCGATCGGCGGCACCGTGCTGGGCGCGCTGATCATCCAGACCCTCTCCACCACGGTCTACACCATCGGCATCCCGCCGGAGACCACCCTGGTGTTCAAGGCGTTCGTGGTGATCGTGGTCTGCCTGATCCAGTCGCCTGCCTTCCGCGCCAAGCTCGCCGGCCGCGGCGCCCGGGCCCGGCGCACCGCCCGGCCGCACGCCGCGGCCCCCAAGAACCGGGAGGTCGGCGCATGA
- the yjfF gene encoding galactofuranose ABC transporter, permease protein YjfF, which produces MNANALLTRLRGQIPLLVTAVLLVSMFSVGSVQYDGFFSGQVVLNLFIDNAFLLVVAVGMTFVVLTGGIDLSVGAVVALSTMVSAWLVEKHGWPPLLVIPLVLLMGTVGGWVMGWVIHVFEIQPFIVTLAGMFLARGLCYTISIESISITNPQYTAMAQTRIPLGSLFVSPSAVIALLVVAVGFVVLHYTRLGRNVYALGGSEQSALLMGLPVQRTKTAVYAISGFCSALGGVLLTFYMLSGYGLHAVGLELDAIAAVVIGGTLLTGGSGYLLGTLLGVLVLGLIQTVISFQGTLSSWWTRIVIGALLFVFIVLQRLITARRR; this is translated from the coding sequence ATGAACGCCAACGCCCTGCTGACCCGCCTGCGCGGGCAGATCCCGCTGCTGGTCACCGCGGTCCTGCTGGTGTCGATGTTCAGCGTCGGCTCGGTGCAGTACGACGGCTTCTTCTCCGGCCAGGTCGTGCTCAACCTGTTCATCGACAACGCCTTCCTGCTGGTCGTCGCGGTCGGCATGACCTTCGTGGTGCTGACCGGGGGCATCGACCTCTCGGTCGGCGCGGTGGTGGCGCTCTCCACCATGGTCTCCGCCTGGCTGGTCGAGAAGCATGGCTGGCCGCCGCTGCTGGTGATCCCGCTGGTACTGCTGATGGGCACCGTGGGCGGGTGGGTGATGGGCTGGGTGATCCACGTCTTCGAGATCCAGCCGTTCATCGTCACCCTGGCCGGCATGTTCCTGGCCCGCGGCCTCTGCTACACGATCAGCATCGAGTCGATCTCCATCACCAACCCGCAGTACACCGCGATGGCGCAGACCCGGATCCCGCTCGGCAGCCTGTTCGTCTCGCCGAGCGCGGTGATCGCGCTGCTGGTGGTGGCCGTCGGCTTCGTGGTGCTGCACTACACCCGGCTGGGCCGCAACGTGTACGCGCTCGGCGGCAGCGAGCAGTCGGCGCTGCTGATGGGCCTGCCGGTGCAGCGCACCAAGACCGCCGTCTACGCGATCAGCGGCTTCTGCTCCGCGCTCGGCGGGGTGCTGCTCACCTTCTACATGCTCTCCGGCTACGGCCTGCACGCGGTGGGTCTGGAGCTCGACGCGATCGCCGCGGTGGTGATCGGCGGCACCCTGCTGACCGGCGGCTCCGGCTACCTGCTGGGCACCCTGCTCGGGGTGCTGGTGCTCGGGCTGATCCAGACCGTGATCAGCTTCCAGGGCACGCTGAGCTCCTGGTGGACCAGGATCGTGATCGGCGCGCTGCTGTTCGTCTTCATCGTCCTGCAGCGGCTGATCACCGCCCGCCGGCGCTGA
- a CDS encoding ribulokinase: MTSHQDQANGPESYVVGVDFGTLSGRAVVVRTSDGEELGTAVHAYPHAVIERELPGTGLRLPPDWALQHPEDWREVLRTAVPAALAAAGVDPQRVIGIATDFTACTVLPVRADGTPLAETAEWAARPHAWPKLWKHHAAQAQADRINDLAHARGEKWIGRYGGKISAEWQYAKALQVLEEDPAVYAACERWIEAADWIVWQLTGAESRNTCTAGYKGIFQDGGYPSEEYLAALHPEFADFARTRLEHPLAPLGSRVGSLTPEAAAWTGLPAGIAVAAGNVDAHVAAPAAQAVEDGQLLAIMGTSTCHVVNGPALADVPGICGVVDGGIVAGSWGFEAGQSAVGDIFAWWLRQGLPADYLAEAEATGEDAHQLLTRKAARQRIGAHGLVALDWMNGNRSTLVDHHLSGVIAGLTLATTPEDVYRALLEATAFGTRTIVEALEQGGVPVTEFIVTGGLKKNVLLMQIYADVLRRPVSLAVSEQGPAVGSAIHAAVAAGAHPDVRAAAAAMGRVERAAYLPSPARADAYDLLYAEYRALHEHFGTGPDKLLHRLRRLRNDALTHDSED; the protein is encoded by the coding sequence ATGACGTCCCACCAAGACCAGGCCAACGGGCCGGAGAGCTACGTCGTCGGCGTGGACTTCGGCACCCTGTCCGGGCGCGCGGTCGTGGTCCGCACCAGCGACGGCGAGGAGCTCGGCACGGCCGTGCACGCCTACCCGCACGCCGTGATCGAGCGCGAGCTGCCCGGCACCGGCCTGCGGCTGCCCCCGGACTGGGCGCTCCAGCACCCCGAGGACTGGCGGGAGGTGCTGCGCACGGCCGTCCCGGCCGCGCTGGCCGCCGCCGGGGTCGACCCGCAGCGGGTGATCGGCATCGCCACCGACTTCACCGCCTGCACCGTGCTGCCCGTCCGGGCCGACGGCACCCCGCTGGCCGAGACCGCCGAGTGGGCCGCACGCCCGCATGCCTGGCCCAAGTTGTGGAAGCACCACGCCGCCCAGGCCCAGGCCGACCGGATCAACGACCTGGCGCACGCCCGGGGCGAGAAGTGGATCGGCCGCTACGGCGGCAAGATCTCCGCCGAGTGGCAGTACGCCAAGGCGCTGCAGGTGCTGGAGGAGGACCCGGCGGTCTACGCCGCCTGCGAGCGCTGGATCGAGGCCGCCGACTGGATCGTCTGGCAGCTCACCGGCGCCGAATCCCGCAACACCTGCACGGCCGGGTACAAGGGCATCTTCCAGGACGGCGGCTACCCGAGCGAGGAATACCTCGCCGCGCTGCACCCGGAGTTCGCCGACTTCGCCCGCACCCGCCTGGAGCACCCGCTGGCCCCGCTCGGCTCCCGGGTCGGCTCGCTCACCCCCGAGGCCGCCGCCTGGACCGGCCTGCCCGCCGGCATCGCGGTGGCCGCCGGCAACGTCGACGCGCACGTGGCCGCCCCCGCCGCGCAGGCCGTGGAGGACGGCCAACTGCTGGCCATCATGGGCACCTCGACCTGCCACGTGGTCAACGGCCCCGCCCTGGCGGACGTACCCGGCATCTGCGGGGTGGTCGACGGCGGCATCGTGGCGGGATCCTGGGGCTTCGAGGCCGGGCAGAGCGCGGTGGGCGACATCTTCGCCTGGTGGCTGCGCCAGGGCCTGCCGGCCGACTACCTCGCCGAGGCCGAGGCCACCGGCGAGGACGCGCACCAGCTGCTCACCCGCAAGGCCGCCAGGCAGCGGATCGGCGCCCACGGCCTCGTCGCCCTGGACTGGATGAACGGCAACCGCTCCACCCTGGTCGACCACCACCTCTCCGGCGTCATCGCCGGCCTCACCCTGGCCACCACCCCCGAGGACGTCTACCGCGCCCTGCTCGAGGCGACGGCCTTCGGCACCCGCACCATCGTCGAGGCGCTGGAGCAGGGCGGCGTCCCCGTCACCGAGTTCATCGTGACCGGCGGCCTGAAGAAGAACGTCCTGCTGATGCAGATCTACGCCGACGTGCTGCGCCGCCCGGTCTCGCTCGCGGTCTCCGAGCAGGGCCCGGCCGTCGGCTCGGCGATCCACGCGGCCGTCGCCGCCGGGGCCCACCCCGACGTCCGCGCGGCCGCCGCCGCGATGGGGCGGGTGGAGCGCGCCGCGTACCTGCCCAGCCCGGCCCGCGCCGACGCGTACGACCTGCTGTACGCCGAGTACCGCGCCCTGCACGAGCACTTCGGCACCGGACCCGACAAGCTGCTCCACCGCCTGCGCCGGCTGCGCAACGACGCCCTCACCCACGACAGCGAGGACTGA
- a CDS encoding L-ribulose-5-phosphate 4-epimerase — protein MTTQIELIRRQVAELHQELVRYGLVVWTAGNVSARVPGEDLLVIKPSGVSYEELTPENMILCDLDGTVVEGEHSPSSDTAAHAYVYRHRPDVGGVVHTHSTYASAWAARGEAVPCVLTAMADEFGAEIPVGPFALIGDDSIGRGIVETLDGHRSPAVLMKSHGVFTIGKDAKAAVKAAVMCEDVARTVHISRQLGDPLPIAQADIDRLNYRYQNVYGQQPAAK, from the coding sequence ATGACCACCCAGATAGAGCTGATTCGGCGTCAGGTCGCCGAGCTGCATCAAGAGTTGGTCCGCTACGGCCTGGTGGTGTGGACGGCCGGCAACGTGTCCGCCCGGGTGCCGGGCGAGGACCTGCTGGTGATCAAGCCCAGCGGGGTCTCCTACGAGGAGCTGACCCCGGAGAACATGATCCTGTGCGACCTGGACGGCACGGTGGTCGAGGGCGAGCACTCGCCCTCCTCCGACACCGCCGCGCACGCCTACGTCTACCGCCACCGCCCCGACGTGGGCGGCGTGGTGCACACCCACTCCACCTACGCCAGCGCCTGGGCCGCCCGGGGCGAGGCGGTGCCGTGCGTGCTCACCGCGATGGCCGACGAGTTCGGCGCCGAGATCCCGGTCGGGCCGTTCGCGCTGATCGGCGACGACTCGATCGGCCGGGGCATCGTCGAGACCCTGGACGGCCACCGCTCGCCCGCGGTCCTGATGAAGAGCCACGGCGTGTTCACCATCGGCAAGGACGCCAAGGCCGCCGTCAAGGCCGCCGTGATGTGCGAGGACGTCGCCCGTACCGTGCACATCTCCCGCCAGCTCGGCGACCCGCTGCCGATCGCCCAGGCGGACATCGACCGCCTCAACTACCGCTACCAGAACGTCTACGGCCAGCAGCCCGCTGCCAAGTGA
- the araA gene encoding L-arabinose isomerase: protein MTEVFTGREIWFLTGSQGLYGEETLQQVAEQSRQVVNQLAVAGLPVRLIWKPVLTDAGAIRRVCLEANADDACVGLIAWMHTFSPAKMWISGLDALRKPLLHLHTQANRDLPWASIDMDFMNLNQAAHGDREFGYIQSRLGVTRKTVAGHVSDPVVAQRIAGWSRAAAGRADLGSLKLARFGDNMRDVAVTEGDKVEAQLRFGVSVNTYGVNDLVAAVDSAADAEVTALVKEYEELYRLAPELRLGGDRHDSLRYAARIELGLRGFLEAGGFGAFTTNFEDLGGLRQLPGLAVQRLMADGYGFGGEGDWKTSVLLRTLKTVATGLPGGTSFMEDYTYHLEPGRELILGAHMLEVCPTIASATPSCEIHPLGIGGREDPVRLVFDAEPGPAVVVGLADLGDRFRLVANEIDVVDPAEPLPNLPVARAVWQPRPNLRTSTEAWLTAGGPHHTVLSSALGTEELDNLAEMLATELVVIDADTTMRGFTRELRWNQAYHRLAQRL, encoded by the coding sequence GTGACTGAGGTTTTCACCGGGCGTGAGATCTGGTTCCTCACCGGCAGCCAGGGCCTGTACGGCGAGGAGACGCTCCAGCAGGTCGCCGAGCAGTCCCGGCAGGTCGTCAACCAGCTGGCCGTGGCCGGGCTGCCGGTCCGGCTGATCTGGAAGCCGGTGCTCACCGATGCCGGAGCGATCCGCCGGGTCTGCCTGGAGGCGAACGCCGACGACGCCTGCGTCGGCCTGATCGCCTGGATGCACACCTTCTCCCCGGCCAAGATGTGGATATCCGGCCTCGACGCGCTGCGCAAGCCGCTGCTGCACCTGCACACCCAGGCCAACCGCGACCTGCCCTGGGCGTCCATCGACATGGACTTCATGAACCTGAACCAGGCCGCCCACGGCGACCGCGAGTTCGGCTACATCCAGTCCCGCCTCGGCGTCACCCGCAAGACGGTGGCCGGCCACGTCAGCGACCCGGTGGTGGCCCAGCGGATCGCCGGCTGGTCCCGCGCGGCGGCCGGCCGGGCCGACCTCGGCTCGCTCAAGCTGGCCCGCTTCGGTGACAACATGCGCGACGTCGCCGTCACCGAGGGCGACAAGGTCGAGGCCCAGCTGCGGTTCGGCGTCTCGGTCAACACCTACGGCGTCAACGACCTGGTCGCCGCCGTGGATTCGGCCGCCGACGCCGAAGTCACCGCCCTGGTCAAGGAGTACGAGGAGCTCTACCGGCTGGCCCCCGAGCTGCGCCTGGGCGGCGACCGGCACGACTCGCTGCGCTACGCCGCCCGGATCGAGCTCGGCCTGCGCGGCTTCCTGGAGGCCGGCGGCTTCGGGGCCTTCACCACCAACTTCGAGGACCTCGGCGGGCTGCGCCAGCTGCCCGGCCTCGCCGTGCAGCGGCTGATGGCCGACGGCTACGGCTTCGGCGGCGAGGGCGACTGGAAGACCTCCGTCCTGCTGCGCACCCTCAAGACCGTCGCCACCGGGCTGCCCGGTGGCACCTCCTTCATGGAGGACTACACCTACCACCTCGAGCCGGGACGGGAGCTGATCCTCGGGGCGCACATGCTCGAGGTCTGCCCGACGATCGCCTCCGCCACCCCGTCCTGCGAGATCCACCCGCTGGGCATCGGCGGCCGCGAGGACCCGGTCCGTCTGGTCTTCGACGCCGAGCCCGGCCCGGCCGTGGTGGTCGGCCTCGCCGACCTGGGCGACCGGTTCCGGCTGGTGGCCAACGAGATCGACGTGGTGGACCCGGCCGAGCCGCTGCCCAACCTGCCGGTCGCGCGTGCCGTCTGGCAGCCCCGGCCCAACCTGCGGACCTCCACCGAGGCCTGGCTGACGGCCGGCGGCCCGCACCACACCGTGCTGTCCAGCGCCCTCGGCACCGAGGAGCTGGACAACCTCGCGGAGATGCTCGCCACCGAGCTGGTGGTGATCGACGCCGACACCACCATGCGCGGCTTCACCCGCGAACTGCGCTGGAACCAGGCGTACCACCGCCTGGCCCAGCGGCTCTGA
- a CDS encoding aldose epimerase family protein, with protein sequence MPPANPARLRVTQAEVAVLPDGQPITRWTFGAPDGVTAEVLSLGARLEALHAPDRDGQSANVVLGSGQIDQLFGEGAYFGATVGRYANRIAGGVLPLEGTRHRLATQSTGHTLHGGPDGFATRPWEGEPVREVGRVGVRLRLHSPDGDQGFPGALTAEVTYLLDAQGELTIDYRATTEALTVVNLTNHAYFNLAGEGSGTVLDHLLQVEAVGYLPVGEDLIPLGPVAPVADSPFDLRQAQVIGDRFALRHPQLGPAGGGYDHNWVLDGIGLRTVAVLEDPAGGRRLECRTTEPGLQIYTGNLFEGSVTGRSGRPYRAHAGIALETQHFPDSPNRPDYPSTLLHPGQEYRSTTAYRFTTDRATASPQQHR encoded by the coding sequence GTGCCGCCCGCCAACCCCGCTCGCCTGAGGGTCACCCAGGCCGAGGTCGCCGTCCTGCCTGACGGGCAGCCGATCACCCGCTGGACCTTCGGCGCCCCGGACGGCGTGACGGCCGAGGTGCTCAGCCTCGGCGCCCGCCTCGAAGCCCTGCACGCTCCCGACCGGGACGGGCAGTCGGCCAATGTCGTCCTCGGCAGCGGGCAGATCGACCAACTGTTCGGCGAGGGAGCCTACTTCGGCGCCACCGTCGGGCGCTACGCCAACCGCATCGCGGGCGGCGTGCTGCCGCTGGAGGGCACCCGCCACCGCCTCGCCACCCAGTCCACCGGCCACACCCTGCACGGCGGCCCGGACGGATTCGCCACCCGGCCGTGGGAGGGGGAGCCCGTCCGGGAGGTCGGGCGGGTCGGCGTGCGGCTGCGGCTGCACAGCCCGGACGGCGACCAGGGATTCCCCGGTGCGCTCACCGCCGAGGTCACCTACCTGCTTGACGCCCAGGGCGAGTTGACCATCGACTACCGGGCGACCACCGAGGCGCTCACCGTGGTCAACCTCACCAACCACGCCTACTTCAACCTCGCGGGCGAGGGCAGCGGCACGGTGCTCGACCACCTGCTCCAGGTGGAGGCGGTCGGCTACCTGCCGGTCGGCGAGGACCTGATCCCGCTCGGCCCCGTCGCACCCGTGGCCGACAGCCCCTTCGACCTCCGCCAGGCCCAGGTGATCGGCGACCGGTTCGCGCTGCGCCACCCGCAGCTCGGCCCGGCCGGCGGGGGCTACGACCACAACTGGGTGCTGGACGGCATCGGCCTGCGGACCGTCGCCGTCCTCGAGGACCCGGCGGGCGGGCGCCGGCTGGAGTGCCGGACGACCGAGCCCGGTCTGCAGATCTACACCGGCAACCTCTTCGAGGGCTCGGTCACCGGCCGGTCCGGCCGCCCCTACCGCGCCCACGCGGGCATCGCCCTGGAGACCCAGCACTTCCCCGACTCGCCGAACCGGCCCGACTACCCCTCCACCCTCCTGCACCCCGGGCAGGAGTACCGCTCCACCACGGCCTACCGGTTCACCACCGACCGGGCCACGGCCTCCCCACAGCAACACCGATGA
- the tal gene encoding transaldolase → MTDALKRLSDEGVAIWLDDLSRKRLNTGNLAELVQTKHVVGVTTNPTIFQKAIGGGDDSYDGQLRDLAVRKVTTDEAIRMITTSDVRDAADVLRPVYDASNGRDGRVSIEVDPRLAHRTEATVAEAKQLWWLVDRPNVLIKIPATLAGLPAISAVLAKGISVNVTLIFSLARYRAVMDAYLTGLEQAKAAGLDLSQIESVASFFVSRVDTEIDKRLEKIGGEAKDLRSKAALANARLAYQAYEEVFGSADRRSEPSDRWKALEAAGAKPQRPLWASTGVKDPALPDTLYVTELVAPGTVNTMPEATLDATDDHGVVTGDTITPNYADAQAVMDAIAAAGVDYDDVVQVLEDEGVEKFEQSWTELLDTVTAALGA, encoded by the coding sequence ATGACTGACGCACTGAAGCGCCTCAGCGACGAAGGCGTGGCCATCTGGCTGGACGACCTCAGCCGCAAGCGTCTGAACACCGGCAACCTCGCCGAGCTGGTGCAGACCAAGCACGTGGTCGGCGTCACCACCAACCCCACCATCTTCCAGAAGGCCATCGGCGGCGGCGACGACTCCTACGACGGCCAGCTCCGCGACCTGGCCGTCCGCAAGGTCACCACCGACGAGGCCATCCGCATGATCACCACCTCGGACGTGCGCGACGCGGCCGACGTGCTGCGCCCGGTCTACGACGCCTCCAACGGCCGCGACGGCCGGGTCTCCATCGAGGTCGACCCGCGCCTGGCCCACCGGACCGAGGCCACCGTGGCCGAGGCCAAGCAGCTGTGGTGGCTGGTCGACCGGCCGAACGTGCTGATCAAGATCCCCGCCACCCTGGCCGGCCTGCCCGCCATCTCCGCCGTGCTCGCCAAGGGCATCAGCGTCAACGTCACGCTGATCTTCTCGCTGGCCCGCTACCGCGCGGTCATGGACGCCTACCTGACCGGCCTGGAGCAGGCCAAGGCCGCCGGCCTGGACCTCTCGCAGATCGAGTCGGTCGCCTCCTTCTTCGTCTCCCGCGTGGACACCGAGATCGACAAGCGCCTGGAGAAGATCGGCGGCGAGGCCAAGGACCTCAGGTCCAAGGCCGCCCTCGCCAACGCCCGCCTCGCCTACCAGGCCTACGAGGAGGTGTTCGGCTCCGCCGACCGTCGATCGGAGCCCTCCGACCGCTGGAAGGCGCTGGAGGCCGCCGGCGCCAAGCCGCAGCGTCCGCTCTGGGCCTCCACCGGCGTCAAGGACCCGGCCCTGCCGGACACCCTGTACGTCACCGAGCTGGTCGCCCCCGGCACCGTCAACACGATGCCCGAGGCCACCCTGGACGCCACCGACGACCACGGCGTGGTCACCGGTGACACCATCACCCCGAACTACGCCGACGCCCAGGCCGTGATGGACGCCATCGCCGCCGCCGGGGTCGACTACGACGACGTCGTCCAGGTGCTGGAGGACGAGGGCGTCGAGAAGTTCGAGCAGTCCTGGACCGAGCTGCTCGACACCGTCACCGCGGCGCTCGGAGCGTAG